The DNA window AAACCAAGAGCGTAAGTAGAAATAAATCCCTTTTAGCAGAGTAAAGAAACAAACTATTTCACCCACAACACAGGTTGGTGAACAACCAGTTTTTAATCCCTATCCTTTTGTTGTTCAGCCCAGTGCCCAGACATTCAAGTCTTAGGTTTTGcctcttaaaaagaaaatgaccAATGAAGTGCTCCAAGACCCACTTCTGAGAGGCTGCTGCAtcctgtggagctgcagcacgTCTGTGCCACAGCCGGGGCACTCCTTGGgctcatgctctgccagggctgttACCAGCTCATGGCACAGGGGAGCTTCACGGGCATGTCCTGTCCTCCAGGACACTGGCAACAGTGCAAAAGTCACAGTCCTGCAAATATAAAATCAGTAAGAGTCCGGGAGGGAACCAAGCTCATCGTCTCCTGAATGCACGTGATATCCTCCAAGCATTGGGCTCCTCGTAGCGATTGTACAGTGGCTCCAGCcgctgctgcttcttctgctTGCTCAGCTTGGTCGGGTCAGAAACCTTGAAGAAAGCTGGTGCAAACTCCACCAGCCAGCGAGGATCAATAGTTGTCACTTCCCGCATGTATTCCTTGGTGGTCAGCACCAGCTCATGATACACCACCCTGTGAAAAGGGACACCAACTTTGGAAACCAGTTTTTCCAAACAAGAAGCAACAAGACAAGGGCTGGTGTATCTAAGCTTGCTTCTTTATCTTCTTCAGCATAAGGCTCCTTATAAGCTCCAAAGCAGGCTCCAAAAGGACCATCCAAGCTAtccctattttttcccctcctacTTCACAGCTACTCTTCAGCAcattccatttaaaataatccttttctCCTATTCAACACTCAGTGTTTTATTTCCACAGTAGAGAAACATGGAACTCCAGACTTCAGGCCTGGCCTTTGCTCCAAAAGTCAGTCTCATCTCTGCACAGACACTAAGTTTAGCAGCAGAAAGAGCCAAAAGTAGAGTTGAAACTTTACTCGCTCTGCTCACTGCTGAATAATCAGCAACCTCTCCTTAGATCTGCACTCTACAAACAGTGCACACCACAACTTTCTCAGTTATAAAGtctgaagagaaacagaaaattacatGCTATTGCCTTTCTTACCATTCTGGTTGCCTGTTAAAGAGAGCACTGGATGGGTGGATATAGACTACTTGTTGGTCAATGAGTGTCCGGTAACCTTCCTGGGGATCCTTCTTTGCTGCATTTCGGAAGAACCCACTACAGATGGCCTTCTGCACCCGGACTGTTGCCTTCCCACAGGATACCACATCCAGCTTGTGCCTGCCGGAACAGagttaagagagaaaaaagttaGGGTTCTCCAGATTTGGGAGCAGCTACCAACATCAGTTCAGTAAATTTTGTTTAGCTATTACAACGTTAAGAACCATAAGAAACAAGGTCACAATTTGTCCTCCTAGACATGCTCACCTGTCCATAATGCCCAACATCTGCTTGCGAATGTCCTGTGCTCTGCGTAAGGATCGGGCCTGGATAAAATTTTCATAGCACCAAGGATTTGAAAACTTATTATTCTTCCAGGAATTGTACACAGCCAGCAGGGTGAGGTGGTCACCTTCTGTCTGATGGAATTTGGCTTTCTTTTGATCAGCAAGTGCTTGCTTATCCTAACACATAAAACATGCATCAATCAGGTATCTACATTGTAGATACAATCATTGTGCAACAGGAACATCTGCTCCTTGTCACTCACACCATGACATTTAAATCTATCATGAAACAGATGAGACGAGACCAATACGACACAAAATGTTCAGTCATGAGTGACTAAAGACCAAGTGATGAGAATCCGAGAGTCCCTGGGACTGATCTTAGTCAAAACCATGCCTGTGTGAAAGGAAAGCCTAGAACTGTCCTTGTCAAAGGGAGACCTGATGCAGACTACAAAGTTAACAGACTACACTGCAGGTGGCCATCACAAGGAAGAAATAACAGATTCAAGAGgagcctgctgctgctgaacccCATCACAGTAGAGCCTGCTGCTTGCTGACttaaaagaaagcagcacaggATAGGGGTTCCATGAAGAAATACTTTCTGTGTATCTGAAAATGCAAAGGCAATCtgaactccagagctggaactGACTTGGTTTAGGCtgtttgtgtttactgggaaatGCAAAAGAGAATGTAAGACTTCTCACTTCTACCTTCCCATGTGCAAAGAAACCACCAACACCACAGCTACAGGCCCTTAAACCAAAAAGCACATCAGAGAGGTAATGCATGAGCAAGTGGTCTGAACAAGTTACAGTTTTCTTTTGGCAAATGTGCTCACCCTAACCCCTGAGGCAGTCACATCAAACCCATGTGGACTGTAACATTGCTGGCTCTTGGCTCAGTGCCTCACCTTCGGCCTGTAGAACACGTTCTGCACAGACAGCATGGAGACTATTGTCAGCATTTCCTCGCTGCAACCCAGATGGACAGACATGATCAACATCTTACACAGCATAGGCTCCAAGGGGAATTCTGCCATCTGCAAGAAACATGTTTCAGGGCACTCCATAACATCTTGGAAAACATCTTGAGTCTTCTCAGTGCAACAGAAAACAATGCCCTGTCTTGCCTACTTACTTTCCAAAGCAGTGTGCTTTGCCCAGAACAACTTTACTTAACATGAAGCAAATTACTTGCCTGTATTTACTATCACAAGAATATCCCAATACTTACAGGAAATTTTTAGACATTAATAAAAGTAACCTTATAAACAAGGAGAAATAATAGTTGCTCCCTAAAAAGCAGGAGGTATGTAACTGTGGTAAATGAAGAGCTACCAACAAAGCACAAGAGAGTACAGGAAACCAACACTGCTAAGAGGTATTTTATTTCGCCTACCCTGCGCCCAAGTCGAGTGAGCAGTCCCTCATCATCCAGAGCTCCCAGTGTGTAGAGCTGCTCCATGGCAGTTATGAGAGTTTCCATGGGGGGAGCATCCATAAAGTCAAAGGACAGCAAATCGTTGATGCCCATAGCCTGAACAGAGGGAGTGGAGAAAGTGCAAGTTAGACACACTTAGAGATGCCCAGCTTTGCAGAGCTAAACCCACTCTAACAGTGTCTCATCCTTTAACAACATAAGTGTACTCTACATAGCAAATGTTACTGCTCTGAGGATTCCTGTTTCTTCTGCCTCCAAAAAATTCAGAAGCAAGCCCAGTGCCTCAGAATTGCTTTTATTGAAGTCTCCCCTCCAAAATACCCATGTTCAGTGGAAGGATCCAAAATTACAGCAGTATTACATGAGACTCAAGGGCAGAGACTCATTTTATTGAAACACATTGGCATGCTACAAGTTGGTGAAATACATACCTTCAGGGAAAGTACTGTACTGGCCAAATTTGTTCTCTGGATTTCAGGCACATTAGTGGTTAGCATTTCATCTCGATATGCACGCTCTGTATATAACCTGTAGCACTTTCCTGGGCCTGTTCTCCCAGCCCTCCCCGCGCGCTGCTTTGCTTGTGCCTAAAAGTAACAAGGGATCTCAGTGAACAGGTGCAAACTGGCACAGGTGAAAACAAGCACAATGAAATGATTAATTATTCCCAATTTTACTtgtagaaatagaaaaattttCAATATAACAGAGGAAAGTATGTACTCCTTAGGCATAGCCTCAAGGAGGTATCAAAAAACATGGTTTATTCACTGTCTTACTTTGCTCCCCTGTGCTCGGATGTCACATTGGCAAGACACACAACACCCAGAGGGGGAGCTAAACACAGAACGTCTACCTGTGAAATTGGCGTCACGACCAACTGGTCAATTCCAGTCTTGGAGTTATAAACTTTCTGCTTCACAAAGCCAGGATCAACTACATAATATATTCCATCGATAGTCAAAGATGTCTCCGCAATGTTAGTGGCAATGACGACCTGCAAACCACAGTCTGAGTCAGCACAAGTTCTGTGTCAGGTGGCCAAGCCAATCAGACTGTTCAACTTCACCCATTGGCATGATATGGGCAGTTTGTTATAAATGCAACTACTATCATTTAATGTCGAAAGGGGAAGTGTGTTCACAGAGAACAGAGGGAAGTGTTATCTACAAAGACAGACAGGTTGTATCTATCTACCTTCGTTTTGggcaaaaagggaaaagaacatGATAAAATATACAATtaaaagcaagtgaaaaatCTTAAGTTTGTAAGCAGATTGCACTGACTTCAGGGAGAATTTTTACCTATCACTCAAACTCAGCCCATGTTTAGAGCCAAATCTTCCAGAGATTACATCTCTATCACTAGCTGCTTGGAGGAAATTTACATCCATCCAACAGGAACTGCATTTAAATTTCAGTTATTCTAAAAACCTAAAGTCAATATCCTTTAAAGACAGCATTAAATAACACACGAAGAACATTGCAGAGAGGCTTGGTAGAACAGATGTTTTTACACATTTTCAAAGGTTTAGATAACTCAGTATGCACACAAGCAAAAATATGCTCTAAGCTGTAAGCTATCTTTTCTCCAAAGCTATATAATTTTAGCAACGTAATACACCTCACTATTAAAATGTATCAGCAGAAGATGAAGGCCCATGTGTACGAAATTACCTTTCTGCTTCCTGGTGGGGCTGGGTCAAAGATCCTAGTTTGCATTTCACTGGGTAAAGCTGAATATACTGGTAGGATAATTAACTCTGGAACATCAGGTCCTAGAGATTTCATCCTTTCGTAGAGGATTTCACAGGCAGTGTCAATCTCTTCCTGACCAGTTAGAAACACCAAAATATCACCTACACAGGAAGTAAATTAAACATCCACAGAATCAACTCTGTTTAGTACAACTCCTGCATTACCACATTTCCATTCCTCGCCCTTTCCACTTAAAGCAGAGGATCCCCAACTTTTGCTAACCTCTGCACAAGAGGCAACATACTTCAGTCTTTCACCCaactttttcagtattttagtTACTGCATTTGCAAACAAAAGAGGATAGTGCTGACAGCATTTTACTCATGTTACAAATAGGACCCATGACTTACAGAAAGACCATGCTCACAGGTCCTTGAATAACCCAAGACCATTCTCCACTCACCTGGTGGCTCTGTTAAGTGGATCTGCATTACTGTAATCAGACTGGCATCCAAATAATCTGTCTCTGGCTCTTTTGTGTACAGAATTTCTACTGGGTATGTTCTGCCAGGAATTGTGAAGATCGGCGCTTCATAGAAGTACTGAGAGAATTTCACAGCATCCAGCGTTGCTGATGTCACTATCAACTTCATATCCTGTCGTTTCTGCACTGTCTGTAGCAGGACACAAAGTTCTCAAGTTATTTATTGCCTTTGGAACTATTAACATACGGCACTTGACTAAAGTCAGAGAAATACAACCTGTAAATATCAGGTGTTTTGTCTAAGTACAGGGGTGGTTCATTCCAGTacccagaatttcagaaaattgACCACTGAGGTCCCATTTCAAACCTCTCTTAGCAGCATTATTACAAGAAAGCCTCTTGGCAGAGAAGAACAAGGAAAGCAAGAACACTCTGCTCATTCACCATTATGAACATCTGGGATGGCCAATTCTCATTGTTTCTGCTGCATTCTGCTTGCTTTGTCTTCACCCAGAGACTCATCTTACTAAGACTCAGACCACAAACCCTTACTGGCACTTGCTCTACTTCAGAAGAGGACTCTTGGAGCACGTGAATGAACCTGACCTGTGTGACCTCGCCTTTGCCTGTGCTCTCCTACCCATACATAACACACAGAACACTGAAGCAATAAAAATCCAATGCTACATTACCTTCTTCAGGAGTCCAAAGAGCACATCTGTATGTATGGTCCTCTCATGGGCTTCATCCAGCATAATAATGGCATACTGGGTCAGATCTGGATCTATCAGGCACTCCCTCAGTAACATACCATCTGTCATGTATTTGATGACAGTTTCAGGGCTAGTGCAGTCTTCAAATCGAATGGTGTAGCCAACCTAGAAAGAAGAGTTGCACAGAAACGGAAGCCACAAAATTAAGCTATTACCATCACTAACTCCCAGTCTGATTATTCTGCAAACTCATTTTACAGCCTACAAGGAAACAGACATACACACAAGTAAACTAGCTCCAGTACTGattttatctcttttcctcATGTTATTTTGGCCTGTTCTTCAACATGGAAATTTACCTCTTGTCCCAAGCAGCAACCAAATTCCTCTGACACCCTCTTTGCAACAGACATTGCAGCCACTCTGCGAGGCTGAGTACATCCAATCTTCCCTCTTGAAGTATACCCTGCCTCAGCCAGGTATTGGGTAATCTGTGTCGTCTTCCCAGATCCTGTCTCTCCAATAACAATCAGAATCTGGTTGTCATGCACAGCCTAGAAAATGTTAGGATACACTTgtcaaaaattttaaaaaacaatcaacaaaccaaacagaatCAGCATGGTCTATCTAGGACTAGACTGAGCACCTACAGCTCTTGTTTCAAGTGACCCAGATCAAAAACCACACAAGTACTCTTAAGGATCAAGTTAGTAACCTCCTTAACAGTTGTTCAGCTGACTCATCCCTTGCCCACATGATCCTAGTGTCAATTTGGACTCACATCAATAAATATCCGaagatttattaaaatatacaaatacatataagattttaaaataaatattataaagtAAGGTTCTGCATTTATCAGCTGGCTATTCATCTGTCAACAAGCTAAAGcaagaatatttcttttaaattattgctTGCTCAAACCAGAATCCCCTTTCAAGAGTCTTACTTGTATCAGCTGCTCCTTCAGTCTGAAGATTGGAAGACTCTCTCTCTGTTCAATGATGGAAAGCTGAGTCTTCTTACCATAAGAAGCTTTGTTGCCACCAAATGCATGTTTCTTCCACTCTGGGATATCATTTGGCATCATCCCAATACCTCGCATGTTTGCAGCTATTTGTCTTCCATCCactagaaaagaaataaacaatttCACCATTACATCTAGGTTTGCACAGCACAGATCCTGATGATCCCGTTCCAGTTGCTCCATCATCCAAGGCCTTCTATACTTGTATGTTTAAATGTTTAAGCCCCTACATGTACACACCCACTCTTACCAGATATTATCCGTACACTTCCCTTGACATTCCCATTTCCATCTCAGtagaaaagcatttctttgaCTCACTTTTAAAGTGTGGCAGACAAACAGTATCAAGATGTTTCTCCTGAGTTGCTCAACCATCACTAAAGAGGCACAGTTCACCTGTGTTCACACATACCATCAGGGAGAGGATCCACCCAGTGCGTGTTGAGGCCCATGGGGATAGAATccatctctgcttctctctgggCTTGCTTAAGTTCTCGCCTCTCTTTGGCTAAAGCACTCTGCATCATTGCAGCCTGCGACAGGGAACCATCTGGATtctgaaaatcaggaaaaaagttAAGATTTCAAGTACTACAATTCCTTCAACGTCAGTTATCTCTCAGTCGTCACAGTCCTTTAGAAGCATCTTCTGAGGATGCTTTAAAAGATGTTAAATTTTGACTACTAGACCTCCAGGATATTTCCATTAGCCTAGTCTCATGACCTTCCATGGTCATGATTAATATGGAACATCCAGTCAGAACAATTATGGGCACAACTAATGAAAAGTATTTCTCTACCACCTTCAACTTtcaaaagataagaaaaagcagaacagagaAAAGTATGTTCTATCACACTTAGGTGAAATGGCATTTCAGTTCCATTATTCCACTTCACTGTCACCAGTAAAGTTAGAACCCAGATTTATTAGGAAGGAGCTTCACTTCTGTGGTAACGTtattctgggcctctcagtaACGTGGAGGTGGGAAATTGGTTGGTAAAGTCACAATTATTTGCTCAATTAAAACAAGTACATTGGGTTTAGCCCTGGCAATCTCTTACCTTTACTATTTTAATGGGACTCATATCCATGCTCTGTTTAGTGTGACCTCGAAGGAATGGTGGCTCTTCTTCAACTAACTCAATCTCAAGATCCTCATCTAAAAATCCACAAGTGCCAATCGTTACAGGAAAGTTAAACATCTTTCAGATACATAAAAGTGCCTCTTTTAATCAATGCTTCCTGTGTATTCTTAATTATGAGGTCCTTAAGagttttcaaagtgaaaactATGCAAATAAAAGTTCACAGACAGGGCACATCCAAATGCCACTAATAACACAGCCAGAGCAACTCTACTTCCAGACGTGTAGGATGATGGCAAATTGTGAGCTGCTTCACAGTCACTTATCAGTCTCTTTTTGCATCAAAACACACCCAGAAACACAAGGAATTTACAGCAATGAGACTACGGAAATACCTTCTTCATCATCAACTTTAGGAAGAATCCCAGTCTCCTCATCGAAGTCAGGAAACTCTTCCTTGGAAAGTACATTAGCTGCAATCATCTGGTAACAGAATGAATAACAACATGAATTTGTCCCCATTAAGGAACACAACTCACACCTGCAACTC is part of the Pithys albifrons albifrons isolate INPA30051 chromosome 25, PitAlb_v1, whole genome shotgun sequence genome and encodes:
- the DHX8 gene encoding ATP-dependent RNA helicase DHX8 isoform X2 — encoded protein: MRPPPQPSTSKEVIVKPKSEKEKLRELYPALCRPDNPNVRSMLDEDDVKVAADALKELEALMPSAERQGKQRGSDHRTKKRKRSRSRSRDRKRRHRSRSRSRSRTWDKNRGKSRYRSRSRSRSLSRDHKDREKYFEKSHEKWRDKHIDRPPPEEPSIGDIYNGKVTSIMQFGCFVQLEGLRKRWEGLVHISELRREGRVANVADVVSKGQRVKVKVLSFTGSKTSLSMKDVDQDTGKDLNPNRRRNLVGETSEETSMRNPDRPSHLSLVNAPEVEDDSLERKRLTRISDPEKWEIKQMIAANVLSKEEFPDFDEETGILPKVDDEEDEDLEIELVEEEPPFLRGHTKQSMDMSPIKIVKNPDGSLSQAAMMQSALAKERRELKQAQREAEMDSIPMGLNTHWVDPLPDVDGRQIAANMRGIGMMPNDIPEWKKHAFGGNKASYGKKTQLSIIEQRESLPIFRLKEQLIQAVHDNQILIVIGETGSGKTTQITQYLAEAGYTSRGKIGCTQPRRVAAMSVAKRVSEEFGCCLGQEVGYTIRFEDCTSPETVIKYMTDGMLLRECLIDPDLTQYAIIMLDEAHERTIHTDVLFGLLKKTVQKRQDMKLIVTSATLDAVKFSQYFYEAPIFTIPGRTYPVEILYTKEPETDYLDASLITVMQIHLTEPPGDILVFLTGQEEIDTACEILYERMKSLGPDVPELIILPVYSALPSEMQTRIFDPAPPGSRKVVIATNIAETSLTIDGIYYVVDPGFVKQKVYNSKTGIDQLVVTPISQAQAKQRAGRAGRTGPGKCYRLYTERAYRDEMLTTNVPEIQRTNLASTVLSLKAMGINDLLSFDFMDAPPMETLITAMEQLYTLGALDDEGLLTRLGRRMAEFPLEPMLCKMLIMSVHLGCSEEMLTIVSMLSVQNVFYRPKDKQALADQKKAKFHQTEGDHLTLLAVYNSWKNNKFSNPWCYENFIQARSLRRAQDIRKQMLGIMDRHKLDVVSCGKATVRVQKAICSGFFRNAAKKDPQEGYRTLIDQQVVYIHPSSALFNRQPEWVVYHELVLTTKEYMREVTTIDPRWLVEFAPAFFKVSDPTKLSKQKKQQRLEPLYNRYEEPNAWRISRAFRRR
- the DHX8 gene encoding ATP-dependent RNA helicase DHX8 isoform X1, producing the protein MAELAAAEELAKLEYLSLVSKVCTELDNHLGINDKDLAEFVISLAEKNTTFDTFKAILLKNGAEFTDSLISNLLRLIQTMRPPPQPSTSKEVIVKPKSEKEKLRELYPALCRPDNPNVRSMLDEDDVKVAADALKELEALMPSAERQGKQRGSDHRTKKRKRSRSRSRDRKRRHRSRSRSRSRTWDKNRGKSRYRSRSRSRSLSRDHKDREKYFEKSHEKWRDKHIDRPPPEEPSIGDIYNGKVTSIMQFGCFVQLEGLRKRWEGLVHISELRREGRVANVADVVSKGQRVKVKVLSFTGSKTSLSMKDVDQDTGKDLNPNRRRNLVGETSEETSMRNPDRPSHLSLVNAPEVEDDSLERKRLTRISDPEKWEIKQMIAANVLSKEEFPDFDEETGILPKVDDEEDEDLEIELVEEEPPFLRGHTKQSMDMSPIKIVKNPDGSLSQAAMMQSALAKERRELKQAQREAEMDSIPMGLNTHWVDPLPDVDGRQIAANMRGIGMMPNDIPEWKKHAFGGNKASYGKKTQLSIIEQRESLPIFRLKEQLIQAVHDNQILIVIGETGSGKTTQITQYLAEAGYTSRGKIGCTQPRRVAAMSVAKRVSEEFGCCLGQEVGYTIRFEDCTSPETVIKYMTDGMLLRECLIDPDLTQYAIIMLDEAHERTIHTDVLFGLLKKTVQKRQDMKLIVTSATLDAVKFSQYFYEAPIFTIPGRTYPVEILYTKEPETDYLDASLITVMQIHLTEPPGDILVFLTGQEEIDTACEILYERMKSLGPDVPELIILPVYSALPSEMQTRIFDPAPPGSRKVVIATNIAETSLTIDGIYYVVDPGFVKQKVYNSKTGIDQLVVTPISQAQAKQRAGRAGRTGPGKCYRLYTERAYRDEMLTTNVPEIQRTNLASTVLSLKAMGINDLLSFDFMDAPPMETLITAMEQLYTLGALDDEGLLTRLGRRMAEFPLEPMLCKMLIMSVHLGCSEEMLTIVSMLSVQNVFYRPKDKQALADQKKAKFHQTEGDHLTLLAVYNSWKNNKFSNPWCYENFIQARSLRRAQDIRKQMLGIMDRHKLDVVSCGKATVRVQKAICSGFFRNAAKKDPQEGYRTLIDQQVVYIHPSSALFNRQPEWVVYHELVLTTKEYMREVTTIDPRWLVEFAPAFFKVSDPTKLSKQKKQQRLEPLYNRYEEPNAWRISRAFRRR